Proteins encoded within one genomic window of Pongo pygmaeus isolate AG05252 chromosome 4, NHGRI_mPonPyg2-v2.0_pri, whole genome shotgun sequence:
- the FAXDC2 gene encoding fatty acid hydroxylase domain-containing protein 2, with protein MKGEAGHMLHNEKSKQEGHIWGSMRRTAFILGSGLLSFVAFWNSVTWHLQRFWGASGYFWQAQWERLLTTFEGKEWILFFIGAIQVPCLFFWSFNGLLLVVDITGKPNFISRYRIQVGKNEPVDPVKLRQSIRTVLFNQCMISFPMVVFLYPFLKWWRDPCRRELPTFHWFLLELAIFTLIEEVLFYYSHRLLHHPTFYKKIHKKHHEWTAPIGVISLYAHPIEHAVSNMLPAIVGPLVMGSHLSSITMWFSLALIITTISHCGYHLPFLPSPEFHDYHHLKFNQCYGVLGVLDHLHGTDTMFKQTKAYERHVLLLGFTPLSESIPDSPKRME; from the exons GAGGGACACATCTGGGGCTCTATGAGGAGGACAGCTTTCATCCTGGGTTCTGGACTTCTCTCATTTGTGGCCTTCTGGAACTCAGTGACATG GCATCTTCAGAGATTTTGGGGTGCTTCTGGCTACTTTTGGCAAGCCCAGTGGGAGAGGCTGCTGACTACATTTGAAGGGAAGGAGTGGATCCTCTTCTTTATAG GTGCCATCCAAGTGCCTTGTCTCTTCTTCTGGAGCTTCAATGGGCTTCTATTGGTGGTTGACATAACAGGAAAACCTAACTTCATCTCTCGCTACCGAATTCAGGTCGGCAAGAATGAACCT GTGGATCCTGTGAAACTGCGCCAGTCTATCCGCACAGTTCTTTTCAACCAGTGCATGATATCTTTCCCCATGGTGGTCTTCCTCTATCCCTTCCTCAAATGGTGGAGAGACCCCTGCCGCCGTGAGCTACCCACCTTCCACTGGTTCCTCCTGGAGCTGGCCATCTTCACGCTGATCGAGGAAGTCTTGTTCTACTATTCACACCG GCTCCTTCACCACCCAACATTCTACAAGAAAATCCACAAGAAACACCATGAGTGGACAGCTCCCATTGGCGTGATCTCTCTCTATGCCCACCCTATAGAGCATGCG GTCTCCAACATGCTACCGGCGATAGTGGGCCCATTAGTAATGGGCTCCCACTTGTCCTCCATCACCATGTGGTTTTCCTTGGCcctcattatcaccaccatctccCACTGCGGCTACCACCTTCCCTTCCTGCCTTCGCCTGAATTCCACGACTACCACCATCTCAA gttcaACCAGTGCTATGGGGTGCTGGGTGTGCTGGACCACCTCCATGGGACTGACACCATGTTCAAGCAGACCAAGGCCTACGAGAGACATGTCCTCCTGCTGGGCTTCACCCCGCTCTCTGAGAGCATCCCAGACTCCCCAAAGAGGATGGAGTGA